From Streptomyces sp. GSL17-111, one genomic window encodes:
- a CDS encoding CCA tRNA nucleotidyltransferase has product MPNAKTDSNVQQPNQELSTAQRRAVTELLRVSPVADDLARRFQDAGFSLALVGGSVRDALLGRLGNDLDFTTDARPQDVLKIVRPWADAVWEVGIAFGTVGCIKAVEEDEGAQEYQIEVTTYRSEIYDRSSRKPDVSYGDSIEEDLVRRDFTVNAMAVALPEKEFIDPHRGLEDLARRVLRTPGTPEASFSDDPLRMMRAARFAAQLDFTVAGPVLAALRDMAERIDIVSAERVRDELNKLVLSDHPRKGLEILVDTGLAERVVPELPALRLERDEHHRHKDVYEHSLTVLEQAMDLEDGGPDLTLRLAALLHDIGKPRTRRFEKDGRVSFHHHEVVGAKMTRKRMTALKYSGELVKDVSRLVELHLRFHGYGSGEWTDSAVRRYVRDAGPLLDRLHRLTRSDCTTRNKRKAAALSRAYDGLEERIAQLQEQEELDAIRPDLNGNEIMEALDLKPGPEIGAAYRFLLDQRLEHGPMSREAAVSLLKKWWAEQQG; this is encoded by the coding sequence GTGCCGAACGCCAAGACTGACAGCAACGTCCAGCAGCCGAACCAGGAGCTCAGCACCGCGCAGCGCCGTGCGGTGACGGAGCTGCTGAGGGTGTCCCCCGTGGCCGACGACCTGGCCCGGCGCTTCCAGGACGCCGGCTTCTCCCTCGCCCTGGTCGGCGGATCAGTACGGGACGCTCTGCTGGGGCGGCTCGGCAACGATCTGGACTTCACCACGGACGCGCGCCCGCAGGACGTCCTGAAGATCGTGCGGCCGTGGGCGGACGCGGTGTGGGAGGTCGGCATCGCCTTCGGCACGGTCGGCTGTATCAAGGCCGTCGAGGAGGACGAAGGCGCCCAGGAGTACCAGATCGAGGTCACGACCTACCGGTCCGAGATCTACGACCGTTCTTCCCGGAAGCCGGACGTGTCCTACGGCGACTCCATCGAGGAAGACCTCGTGCGTCGTGATTTCACGGTCAACGCGATGGCGGTGGCCCTGCCGGAGAAGGAGTTCATCGATCCGCACCGAGGTCTGGAGGATCTGGCGCGCAGGGTGCTGCGCACGCCGGGCACCCCGGAGGCGTCCTTCTCGGACGACCCGCTGCGGATGATGCGGGCCGCCCGGTTCGCGGCCCAGCTCGACTTCACCGTGGCCGGGCCCGTGCTGGCGGCCCTGCGCGACATGGCCGAGCGCATCGACATCGTCTCGGCGGAACGGGTCCGGGACGAGCTGAACAAGCTGGTCCTCTCCGACCATCCCCGGAAGGGGCTGGAGATCCTGGTGGACACCGGACTGGCCGAGCGCGTGGTGCCCGAGCTGCCCGCCCTGCGGCTGGAGCGGGACGAGCACCACCGGCACAAGGACGTCTACGAGCACTCGCTGACCGTGCTGGAGCAGGCGATGGATCTGGAGGACGGCGGACCGGACCTCACGCTCCGCCTGGCCGCCCTCCTGCACGACATCGGGAAGCCGAGGACGCGACGCTTCGAGAAGGACGGTCGGGTCTCGTTCCACCACCACGAGGTGGTGGGGGCGAAGATGACCCGGAAGCGGATGACGGCACTGAAGTACTCGGGTGAGCTCGTCAAGGACGTCTCCCGACTCGTCGAGCTACACCTGCGCTTTCACGGGTACGGCTCGGGCGAGTGGACGGATTCCGCAGTGCGGCGCTACGTACGCGACGCGGGCCCGCTCCTGGACCGGCTGCACAGGCTCACCCGCTCCGACTGCACCACCAGGAACAAGCGCAAGGCCGCCGCGCTCTCACGCGCCTATGACGGTCTGGAGGAGCGCATCGCCCAGCTGCAGGAGCAGGAGGAACTGGACGCGATCCGCCCGGACCTCAACGGCAACGAGATCATGGAGGCCCTGGACCTGAAGCCGGGCCCGGAGATCGGCGCGGCCTACCGGTTCCTGCTGGACCAGAGGCTGGAGCACGGTCCGATGAGTCGGGAGGCGGCGGTCTCCCTGCTCAAGAAGTGGTGGGCGGAGCAGCAGGGCTGA
- a CDS encoding MFS transporter yields the protein MPAVRGNLIHDARTLARFRNFRRLLTVRLLSQLADGVYQVALAAYVVFSPEREASAGAIAGALAVLLLPYSLLGPFVGVLLDRWRRRQVLLFGNLLRSVLALGTCALVLASVPTWLFYLSALSVTAVNRFILAGLSAALPRVVDGDRLVMANSVSPTAGTLAATLGAGLALGLRALLSEGATADAWVVLSAAAIYALAGLSALRMGPDLLGPDPAQAQPRVLAAVVGTARGLVDGVRHLVHRRIAAHTLLAVGVMRFCYGGLTVMVLMLCRYAWSDSVSEGMALLGVALAVSGLGFFVAAVVTPWGARRLGRLGWMAWCATGAAALLPVLGLPFQPVPMLAAAFLLGAASQGAKIITDTVVQSAVDDGFRGRVFALYDMQYNVAFVGAAAVAALVLPPDGRSAALVVGIAVLYGLTAVGVFRLRTIESRQP from the coding sequence ATGCCCGCCGTACGGGGGAACCTGATCCACGACGCACGGACCCTCGCGCGGTTCCGGAACTTCCGCCGGCTCCTCACGGTCCGCCTCCTGTCCCAACTGGCTGACGGTGTCTACCAGGTGGCTCTGGCGGCATACGTGGTCTTCTCCCCCGAGCGGGAAGCCTCGGCGGGAGCCATCGCGGGAGCTCTCGCCGTGCTGCTGCTCCCCTACTCCCTCCTCGGCCCGTTCGTCGGCGTGCTGCTGGACCGCTGGCGCCGTCGTCAGGTGCTGCTCTTCGGCAACCTGCTGCGTTCCGTCCTGGCTCTCGGCACCTGCGCCCTGGTGCTGGCCTCCGTCCCGACGTGGTTGTTCTACCTCTCCGCCCTCTCGGTCACCGCCGTCAACCGGTTCATCCTGGCCGGGCTCTCCGCAGCACTGCCACGCGTGGTGGACGGCGACCGCCTGGTGATGGCCAACTCGGTCTCGCCCACGGCGGGGACCCTCGCAGCGACCCTGGGCGCCGGGCTGGCCCTCGGTCTGCGGGCCCTCCTCAGCGAGGGCGCCACCGCGGACGCCTGGGTGGTACTGAGCGCAGCCGCGATCTACGCACTCGCCGGACTCTCGGCGCTGCGGATGGGGCCCGATCTCCTGGGCCCCGATCCCGCACAGGCGCAGCCCCGTGTCCTTGCGGCAGTCGTCGGCACGGCTCGGGGGCTCGTGGACGGGGTCCGTCACCTGGTCCACCGGCGCATCGCCGCTCACACGCTGCTCGCCGTGGGCGTCATGCGCTTCTGCTACGGCGGACTGACCGTCATGGTGCTGATGCTGTGCCGCTACGCATGGAGTGACAGCGTCTCGGAGGGGATGGCGCTCCTCGGTGTCGCGCTCGCCGTGTCCGGCCTCGGTTTCTTCGTCGCGGCCGTCGTCACCCCCTGGGGCGCCCGACGGCTCGGCCGGCTCGGCTGGATGGCTTGGTGCGCGACGGGCGCAGCCGCCCTCCTGCCTGTGTTGGGTCTTCCGTTCCAGCCCGTCCCCATGCTGGCCGCCGCCTTCCTCCTGGGCGCGGCATCCCAGGGAGCGAAGATCATCACTGACACCGTCGTGCAGTCTGCCGTGGACGACGGCTTCCGCGGGCGGGTGTTCGCCCTGTACGACATGCAGTACAACGTGGCGTTCGTCGGGGCGGCGGCGGTGGCCGCGCTGGTGCTGCCTCCCGATGGCCGGTCGGCCGCTCTCGTCGTCGGCATCGCGGTGCTGTACGGGCTGACGGCCGTCGGGGTTTTCCGGCTCAGGACGATCGAGTCGAGGCAGCCCTGA
- the murJ gene encoding murein biosynthesis integral membrane protein MurJ: protein MNVPYDREGGERGPAAPGEEGHDAYVQDAYAADPYRNRDLASQDPVDEALYDRAEHPPPPPPPAPETLYQPPQAPPHAPDPRRWATPPAPEPDGPSRHLPYADEAARVQYTGVDELITRAPDHDDRHGAVPRERPEDAFAHLFRDQQQIPQQPPQHPYGHPGSSPASAQAGPPYGVPYEGQDRQQPASNRGPQPPGAPYAHQAPYGSGGAPQHPGYAQSPEYAQYGEYGEPPRAPHHQAPAGAVPQHEAPLSPPAPGAPPTATTAPPQDAPTGDAARPAPAKPGGRRGGGGLLKSSAVMAAGTLVSRITGFVRTLVITAALGAALLGDAYTVAYTLPTMVYMLSIGGGLNSVFVPQLVRAMKNDEDGGEAYASRLLTLVMVILAGLTLLTFLAAPLLVRMLSVSIADRPDANNVAVTFARYCLPTIFFMGVHVVMGQILNARGRFGAMMWTPVLNNLVIIFTFGSFIWVYGSAESSGLGVGSIPPEGIRLLGVGTLLGLVVQALAMLPYLRAAGFRFRPRFDWKGQGLGKAAKLAKWTFFFVLANQAGLLVVTQLATAAGAEAAAGGNDGAGILGYQNALLIWQMPQAIITVSVMAALLPRLSRSAHDEDRDAVRDDLSHGLRTSAVAIVPIAFAFLALGVPMCLVLYASVGSDPATSMGLILMAFGLGLIPYSVQYIVLRAFYAYEDTRTPFYNTVIVAIGNAAGAGLCYLLLPGRYAVAGMAATYGLAYVIGVAVAWRRLRAKLDGDLDGSRIARTYARLGLASVPGTLAGGAAAYGIVRTLGDGFMGGLSALVAGSLVMAVLFVLMAKRLRIQEMTAMIGMVRAKLGR from the coding sequence GTGAATGTGCCGTACGACCGCGAGGGCGGTGAGCGGGGACCGGCCGCACCGGGCGAGGAGGGACACGACGCGTACGTGCAGGACGCCTATGCCGCCGACCCCTACCGCAACCGCGACCTCGCCTCGCAGGACCCGGTGGACGAGGCACTGTACGACCGTGCCGAGCACCCCCCGCCACCCCCGCCCCCCGCGCCGGAGACGCTCTACCAGCCGCCGCAGGCTCCACCCCACGCACCGGATCCCCGCCGGTGGGCCACACCCCCCGCGCCCGAGCCCGACGGGCCCTCCCGGCATCTGCCCTACGCCGACGAGGCGGCGCGCGTCCAGTACACCGGTGTGGACGAGCTGATCACCCGGGCGCCCGACCATGACGACCGCCACGGCGCCGTCCCCCGCGAGCGGCCCGAGGACGCCTTCGCGCACCTCTTCCGGGATCAGCAGCAGATTCCGCAGCAGCCGCCGCAGCACCCGTACGGCCACCCCGGCTCCTCCCCTGCCTCCGCACAGGCCGGGCCGCCGTACGGGGTGCCGTACGAGGGCCAGGACCGGCAGCAACCGGCCTCGAACCGCGGACCGCAGCCGCCCGGCGCCCCGTACGCCCACCAGGCGCCGTACGGGAGCGGGGGGGCACCGCAGCACCCCGGGTACGCGCAGAGCCCCGAGTACGCGCAGTACGGCGAGTACGGAGAGCCGCCACGGGCACCGCACCACCAGGCGCCGGCGGGCGCCGTCCCGCAGCACGAGGCTCCGCTTTCCCCGCCCGCTCCCGGTGCCCCGCCCACCGCGACCACGGCGCCCCCGCAGGACGCCCCGACCGGTGACGCGGCACGGCCCGCTCCCGCCAAGCCCGGCGGCCGCCGCGGCGGCGGCGGACTGCTGAAGTCCAGCGCGGTGATGGCCGCAGGCACCCTCGTGTCCCGCATCACCGGCTTCGTCCGCACGCTCGTGATCACCGCCGCCCTCGGCGCAGCTCTCCTCGGCGATGCCTACACGGTCGCGTACACGCTGCCCACCATGGTCTACATGCTGTCGATCGGCGGCGGCCTCAACTCCGTCTTCGTGCCGCAGCTCGTCCGGGCCATGAAGAACGACGAGGACGGCGGGGAAGCGTACGCCAGTCGGCTGCTCACGCTCGTGATGGTGATCCTCGCCGGTCTGACGCTGCTCACCTTCCTGGCCGCGCCGCTGCTGGTACGCATGCTCTCGGTGTCCATCGCGGACCGCCCCGACGCGAACAACGTGGCCGTGACGTTCGCACGCTACTGCCTACCGACGATCTTCTTCATGGGCGTGCACGTCGTCATGGGGCAGATCCTCAACGCCCGCGGCCGGTTCGGCGCCATGATGTGGACGCCGGTCCTCAACAACCTCGTCATCATCTTCACGTTCGGCTCGTTCATCTGGGTCTACGGCAGCGCGGAGAGCTCAGGCCTCGGCGTCGGGAGCATCCCGCCCGAGGGCATCCGGCTCCTCGGCGTCGGGACCCTGCTCGGGTTGGTGGTCCAGGCCCTGGCGATGCTGCCCTACCTCCGGGCCGCGGGCTTCCGCTTCCGGCCCCGCTTCGACTGGAAGGGGCAGGGTCTCGGCAAGGCCGCCAAGCTGGCCAAATGGACGTTCTTCTTCGTGCTCGCCAACCAGGCCGGCCTCCTGGTCGTCACGCAGCTCGCCACTGCGGCGGGGGCCGAGGCGGCGGCCGGAGGCAACGACGGCGCCGGCATCCTCGGCTACCAGAACGCCCTGCTCATCTGGCAGATGCCGCAGGCCATCATCACCGTCTCCGTCATGGCCGCGCTGCTGCCCAGGCTCTCCCGCTCGGCCCATGACGAGGACCGGGACGCCGTCCGTGACGACCTCTCGCACGGCCTGCGCACCTCGGCGGTCGCCATCGTGCCGATCGCCTTCGCGTTCCTGGCCCTGGGCGTGCCGATGTGCCTCGTGCTCTACGCGTCGGTGGGTTCCGACCCGGCGACGTCGATGGGCCTGATCCTCATGGCGTTCGGCCTCGGGCTCATTCCCTACTCCGTGCAGTACATCGTGTTGCGGGCGTTCTACGCCTACGAGGACACGCGCACGCCCTTCTACAACACCGTCATCGTCGCGATCGGCAACGCGGCGGGCGCCGGTCTCTGCTACCTGCTGCTGCCCGGCCGGTACGCGGTCGCGGGCATGGCCGCCACCTATGGCCTGGCCTACGTCATCGGCGTCGCCGTGGCCTGGCGCCGACTGCGCGCCAAGCTCGACGGCGACCTCGACGGCTCCCGCATCGCCCGCACCTACGCCCGGCTCGGGCTCGCCAGCGTTCCGGGCACCCTCGCGGGTGGCGCGGCCGCCTACGGCATCGTGCGGACGCTCGGTGACGGCTTCATGGGCGGGCTGAGCGCGCTCGTCGCAGGATCGCTCGTCATGGCGGTGCTCTTCGTCCTGATGGCGAAGCGACTCCGGATCCAGGAAATGACCGCGATGATCGGCATGGTCCGCGCCAAACTCGGTCGCTGA
- a CDS encoding glycosyltransferase family 87 protein produces MTSVRDEGVVRPTVEDEVAAAGSELIGGPVGRRALLGAHWWTPVRVVALCALGLFALGMVQKLPCYEGGWFFGQGAQYVHACYSDIPHLYTGRGFEAGMTPYFDRITQYSGGMEFLEYPVLTGLFMQVAAWLTPDFAQTMQEQQAYWLVNAGMLMACTAVLAVCVARTHRRRPWDGLLVALAPALALTATINWDLLAVALTAAAMLMWSRSRPLAFGLLLGLATAAKLYPVLLLGPLLVLCWRAARWRAFGAALVGTAVSWLGVNLPVMLFAAEGWATFYTFSQERPVDYGSVWLIISQQTGQPLEKANAYGILLMLLGCAAIALLALYAPRRPRFAQLAFLVVALFILTNKVYSPQYVLWLIPLAALARPRWRDFLIWQACEVLYFLGIWMYLAYTTGGNEQGLPQDGYHVAIAVHLIGVLYLCGMVVRDVMLPENDPVRRDGSDDPAGGVLDGAPDAFTANGTLSGDSEPSFDAEGRTVRWGNPSG; encoded by the coding sequence ATGACGAGCGTGCGTGACGAGGGGGTCGTGCGGCCCACGGTCGAGGACGAGGTCGCTGCCGCCGGGAGTGAGCTGATCGGCGGCCCCGTGGGGCGGCGCGCGCTGCTCGGTGCGCACTGGTGGACACCCGTGCGGGTCGTGGCGCTGTGTGCGTTGGGCCTTTTCGCCCTGGGAATGGTGCAGAAGCTGCCCTGCTACGAGGGCGGTTGGTTCTTCGGCCAGGGTGCCCAGTACGTGCACGCCTGCTACTCCGACATTCCGCACCTCTATACGGGCCGGGGTTTCGAAGCGGGCATGACCCCGTACTTCGACCGCATCACGCAGTACTCCGGGGGCATGGAGTTCCTGGAGTACCCCGTGCTGACCGGGCTCTTCATGCAGGTCGCCGCCTGGTTGACGCCCGACTTCGCCCAAACGATGCAGGAGCAGCAGGCCTACTGGCTGGTCAACGCCGGGATGCTGATGGCCTGCACCGCGGTGCTCGCGGTGTGCGTGGCCCGCACCCACCGCAGGCGCCCCTGGGACGGGCTCCTGGTGGCGCTGGCCCCGGCCCTCGCGCTGACCGCCACGATCAACTGGGACCTGCTGGCCGTCGCCCTGACGGCGGCCGCGATGCTGATGTGGTCCCGGAGTCGTCCGCTGGCCTTCGGCCTGCTGCTCGGCCTCGCCACGGCCGCCAAGCTCTATCCCGTGCTCCTGCTGGGTCCCCTGCTCGTGTTGTGCTGGCGTGCGGCCCGCTGGCGGGCGTTCGGTGCGGCACTGGTGGGCACAGCGGTGTCGTGGCTGGGGGTCAACCTGCCGGTGATGCTGTTCGCGGCGGAGGGCTGGGCGACGTTCTACACCTTCTCCCAGGAACGGCCCGTGGACTACGGCTCGGTCTGGCTGATCATCTCCCAGCAGACCGGTCAGCCGTTGGAGAAGGCCAACGCCTACGGCATCCTCCTGATGCTGCTGGGCTGCGCGGCCATCGCCTTGCTGGCCCTCTACGCACCCCGTCGGCCGCGCTTCGCGCAGTTGGCCTTCCTGGTGGTGGCCCTCTTCATCCTCACCAACAAGGTCTACTCGCCGCAGTACGTGCTGTGGCTGATCCCCCTCGCCGCCCTCGCGCGCCCTCGCTGGCGCGACTTCCTGATCTGGCAGGCCTGCGAAGTCCTCTACTTCCTCGGCATCTGGATGTACCTGGCCTACACGACGGGCGGGAACGAGCAGGGTCTGCCGCAGGACGGGTACCACGTCGCGATCGCCGTGCACCTCATCGGCGTGCTCTACCTGTGCGGCATGGTCGTCCGAGACGTGATGCTGCCCGAGAACGACCCGGTCCGCCGGGACGGTTCGGACGATCCCGCCGGCGGAGTGCTCGACGGTGCCCCCGATGCCTTTACGGCGAACGGGACTCTCTCAGGTGACTCCGAGCCGTCGTTCGACGCGGAGGGCCGCACCGTACGCTGGGGGAACCCGAGCGGCTGA
- a CDS encoding DUF6049 family protein produces MATAVMLSPLLASALHAAPASAAPAAPALGTSTGSTTLTDAEAGAEAAEVSITKVSPVIPDGEDTLTISGSVTNRSRDALTELEVNLRTGPVLTTRSSIERAADREGFAYDQDGREVTDDATALPMEDLPSGSTRSFTLDVPVEDLGFDESGTYQLGVALSGHTRSVGYEQVLGIERTFLPWQPEPASTRTDITFLWPLVSTPHLTARTASDEQQTPVFRDEDLLDEISPGGRLYELVRQGADLPVTWVIDPDLLASVDAMRQAYQVETPDGPVAGRGQDVANRWLNDLQDATEDREVVALPFGDPDVASLAHRGRDVSGSLGHLQTATAAAEVTTETILNTTPETDFAWPVEGAVDGSVVAVATSAGARNVITRSDSLREDRSLPYTPNAARPIGGGITAVSADATLSTLFRSDMTRADTTTDAVQRFVSHTLSITEENPTKRRSILVAPERMPTASQAGVMATAVEALAEHGGWARFIDLAETAKAEPDARANRKVPGAKAYPERLREQELPTEAFESMRATQTTLKDFAVILSQEDRVVTPFGSAVRREMSTAWRGRGEEAQAYRESVHDYLMSLTQQVQLVPKSPMTLSGRSATIPVTVQNNLVQEVDGLELRLTSGRRIGLEIDDEVKSVVVEGGHSQSITFDTSAKANGRTFLTAQLYTEDNKPYGEPMTFQVDVTEITSTVLLVIAGGVLLVVLAGVRMYTQRKRRGPRPDPDAPLSSGEDVPEDDSGATGSEDTGPESTESPGPGEKVDR; encoded by the coding sequence ATGGCGACGGCCGTCATGCTCTCGCCGCTACTCGCGAGCGCCCTGCACGCGGCACCGGCCTCAGCGGCTCCCGCCGCCCCCGCCCTCGGCACCAGCACCGGGAGCACCACACTGACCGACGCGGAGGCGGGCGCCGAGGCGGCCGAGGTGTCGATCACCAAGGTGAGCCCCGTGATCCCCGACGGGGAGGACACGCTCACCATCAGCGGAAGCGTGACCAACCGGTCACGCGATGCTCTCACCGAGCTTGAGGTCAACCTTCGCACCGGCCCGGTCCTCACCACGCGGAGCTCGATCGAGCGGGCCGCCGACCGAGAGGGCTTCGCCTACGACCAGGACGGCCGGGAGGTCACGGACGACGCCACGGCGCTGCCGATGGAGGACCTGCCCTCCGGTAGTACGCGGTCCTTCACGCTCGACGTGCCGGTAGAGGACCTCGGGTTCGACGAGAGCGGGACGTACCAGCTCGGTGTGGCCCTGTCCGGTCACACCCGTTCCGTGGGGTACGAGCAGGTGCTCGGTATCGAGCGGACCTTCCTGCCCTGGCAGCCGGAGCCGGCCTCGACCCGTACCGACATCACGTTCCTGTGGCCGCTGGTCTCCACCCCGCACCTCACCGCCCGTACCGCATCGGACGAACAGCAGACGCCCGTCTTCCGCGATGAGGACCTTCTCGACGAGATCTCCCCGGGCGGGCGCCTCTACGAGCTCGTACGGCAGGGGGCCGACCTCCCGGTGACGTGGGTCATCGACCCCGACCTCCTCGCCTCGGTGGACGCGATGCGACAGGCCTACCAGGTCGAGACGCCCGACGGGCCGGTCGCAGGACGCGGCCAGGACGTCGCGAACCGGTGGCTCAACGATCTCCAGGACGCCACCGAGGACCGCGAGGTCGTCGCCCTTCCCTTCGGTGATCCCGACGTGGCCTCCCTGGCCCACCGCGGCCGCGACGTGTCCGGCTCCCTGGGGCATCTGCAGACGGCCACCGCGGCGGCCGAGGTCACCACCGAGACGATCCTCAACACCACTCCCGAGACCGACTTCGCCTGGCCGGTGGAGGGCGCCGTCGACGGCTCCGTCGTCGCTGTCGCCACCTCGGCGGGGGCCCGGAACGTCATCACGCGCAGCGACAGCCTGCGGGAGGACCGCAGCCTCCCCTACACGCCGAACGCCGCGCGGCCGATCGGCGGGGGCATCACCGCGGTGTCGGCGGACGCCACGCTGTCCACTCTGTTCCGCAGCGACATGACCCGGGCGGACACCACCACGGACGCGGTCCAGCGGTTCGTCTCCCACACGCTGTCCATCACCGAGGAGAACCCGACGAAGCGCCGCAGCATCCTTGTGGCGCCGGAGCGCATGCCCACGGCGAGCCAGGCGGGGGTCATGGCGACGGCCGTGGAGGCGCTGGCGGAGCACGGCGGCTGGGCCCGCTTCATCGACCTCGCCGAGACGGCGAAGGCGGAGCCGGACGCTCGGGCGAACCGGAAGGTGCCGGGGGCCAAGGCCTATCCCGAGCGGCTACGGGAGCAGGAGCTGCCCACCGAGGCCTTCGAGTCCATGCGGGCGACGCAGACCACCCTCAAGGACTTCGCGGTCATCCTCAGCCAGGAGGACCGCGTGGTGACGCCGTTCGGCAGTGCCGTCCGGCGCGAGATGTCCACGGCCTGGCGCGGCCGTGGCGAGGAGGCCCAGGCATACCGGGAGTCCGTCCACGACTACCTCATGAGCCTCACCCAGCAGGTCCAGCTCGTCCCGAAGTCGCCCATGACGCTGTCCGGCCGGAGCGCCACCATCCCCGTGACGGTGCAGAACAACCTGGTGCAGGAGGTCGACGGCCTGGAGCTGCGGCTGACCTCCGGGCGCCGGATCGGGTTGGAGATCGACGACGAGGTCAAGTCCGTCGTCGTCGAGGGCGGACACAGCCAGTCGATCACCTTCGACACCTCGGCCAAGGCGAACGGCCGCACCTTCCTGACCGCCCAGCTCTACACCGAGGACAACAAGCCGTACGGCGAGCCGATGACGTTCCAGGTCGACGTCACGGAGATCACCTCCACCGTGCTGCTCGTCATCGCCGGCGGCGTCCTGCTCGTCGTACTCGCCGGCGTGCGGATGTACACGCAGCGCAAGCGACGCGGCCCCCGACCCGACCCCGACGCCCCGCTTTCCTCCGGCGAGGACGTCCCCGAGGACGACTCCGGGGCGACCGGAAGCGAGGACACCGGGCCGGAAAGCACGGAGTCCCCCGGACCAGGTGAGAAAGTGGACCGTTGA
- the dnaB gene encoding replicative DNA helicase, with protein sequence MTQPEHLEDPWAATPTAERPGDRLPVSRPRRGGEPEGEQHDRSHDGFSGSTFERVPPQDLAAEQSVLGGMLLSKEAIADVVEVLQGQDFYRPAHETIYQAVLDLYAKGEPADPITVAAELTRRGELTKVGGNGYLHSLVQTVPTAANAEYYAEIVHERAVLRRLVEAGTRITQMGYAADGDVDEIVNSAQAEIYAVTEQRTSEDYLPLNEIMEGALDEIEAIGSRSGQMTGVPTGFTDLDSLTNGLHPGQMVVIAARPAMGKSTLALDFARACSIRNNLPSVIFSLEMGRNEIAMRLLSAEARVALHHMRSGSMTDDDWNKIARQMPQVTDAPLYIDDSPNLTMMEIRAKCRRLKQRNDLQLIVIDYLQLMQSGGSRRPESRQQEVSEMSRNLKLLAKELEVPVIALSQLNRGPEQRTDKKPMVSDLRESGSIEQDADMVILLHREDAYEKESPRAGEADLIVAKHRNGPTATITVAFQGHYSRFVDMAQT encoded by the coding sequence GTGACTCAGCCCGAGCATCTGGAGGACCCCTGGGCGGCGACGCCCACCGCCGAGCGGCCCGGTGACCGCCTTCCCGTCTCCCGCCCCCGGCGCGGGGGCGAGCCCGAGGGCGAACAGCACGACCGCAGTCACGACGGCTTCTCCGGAAGTACCTTCGAACGCGTCCCGCCGCAGGACCTCGCCGCCGAACAGTCGGTCCTGGGCGGCATGCTCCTGTCGAAGGAGGCGATCGCGGACGTCGTGGAGGTCCTGCAGGGGCAGGACTTCTACCGCCCGGCGCACGAGACGATCTACCAGGCCGTCCTCGACCTCTACGCCAAGGGAGAGCCGGCCGACCCGATCACGGTCGCGGCCGAGCTCACCCGGCGCGGCGAGCTCACGAAGGTCGGCGGCAACGGCTACCTGCACTCGCTGGTCCAGACGGTTCCCACGGCCGCCAACGCCGAGTACTACGCGGAGATCGTCCACGAACGGGCCGTCCTGCGGCGCCTCGTCGAGGCCGGCACCCGCATCACCCAGATGGGATACGCGGCCGACGGCGACGTCGACGAGATCGTGAACTCCGCGCAGGCCGAGATCTACGCCGTCACCGAGCAGCGCACGTCCGAGGACTATCTGCCGCTCAACGAGATCATGGAGGGCGCCCTCGACGAGATCGAGGCCATCGGCTCCCGCAGCGGCCAGATGACCGGCGTGCCCACCGGCTTCACCGACCTCGACTCGCTGACGAACGGCCTCCACCCGGGACAGATGGTCGTCATCGCCGCCCGCCCCGCCATGGGCAAGTCCACGCTCGCCCTCGACTTCGCCCGAGCGTGTTCCATCCGCAACAACCTGCCCAGCGTCATCTTCTCGCTCGAGATGGGACGCAACGAGATCGCGATGCGTCTGCTGTCCGCCGAGGCCCGCGTCGCCCTGCACCACATGCGGTCCGGCAGCATGACGGACGACGACTGGAACAAGATCGCCCGGCAGATGCCGCAGGTCACCGACGCCCCCCTCTACATCGACGACTCACCGAACCTGACGATGATGGAGATCCGCGCCAAGTGCCGGCGCCTCAAGCAGCGCAACGACCTCCAACTGATCGTCATCGACTACCTCCAGCTCATGCAGTCCGGCGGCTCCCGGCGTCCCGAGTCCCGCCAGCAGGAAGTCTCCGAGATGTCGCGGAACCTGAAGCTGCTCGCCAAGGAACTCGAAGTCCCCGTCATCGCGCTGTCCCAGCTCAACCGTGGACCGGAACAGCGCACCGACAAGAAGCCGATGGTCTCGGACCTGCGTGAGTCCGGCTCCATCGAGCAGGACGCCGACATGGTGATCCTCCTCCACCGTGAGGACGCCTACGAGAAGGAGTCCCCCAGGGCCGGCGAGGCCGACCTGATCGTGGCCAAGCACCGCAACGGCCCCACCGCCACCATCACGGTGGCGTTCCAGGGCCACTACTCCCGCTTCGTGGACATGGCCCAGACCTGA